Proteins co-encoded in one Pocillopora verrucosa isolate sample1 chromosome 1, ASM3666991v2, whole genome shotgun sequence genomic window:
- the LOC131788255 gene encoding E3 ubiquitin-protein ligase MYLIP, translated as MWCFISEPNGIIHEIFLPKNAVGQDCLEKVCEKLKLVERDYFGLKFGGAKGTQFWLNLRNSMSSQLTGKPPYRLHFLVKFFVKPQELQQEITRHQYYLTLKNFINEGKLDLSSVQTKTIARLCALVAHIESGDFSQERVAKYSSYIPISVYNDYAKTSNLQKDAAIEHSKLVGVPVSESKIEFLHIACSIHGYGIELFHGRLSDDKMLKKVEIHVGNDGIRVFSINHEFDLKQGKDVTRRILEKRVSFEDVSTVSYNNRSFTVVHGGTGPQAQRDTYKMKCESDAVALFRTFTEFHTFYQCNTVKRSVIDQCTRTLAGRLFSMFVPRNEFGRIFLFDVQRTRRQAYSHAWGELNSCRMIDMASSTSGSLRSSPGSAEYRPVQSPLSQRRFYSTKRYDEAGPSRGECRRAFVERESMENMTPDQLKVMVRHLQDARICQICMDSEVATAFCPCGHVVCCVECSSMCKECPLCRSQITYAQRVFFPCE; from the exons ATGTGGTGTTTTATTTCGGAGCCAAACGGGATAATTCACGAAATATTCCTTCCGAAGAATGCAGTAGGACAAGATTGTTTAGAGAAG GTTTGCGAAAAGCTAAAACTCGTCGAAAGAGActattttggtttgaaattcgGTGGCGCGAAAGGAACACAGTTTTGGCTGAATTTGAGAAATTCTATGTCATCGCAGCTCACTGGGAAACCACCGTATCGACTGCATTTCTTGGTAAAATTTTTCGTCAAACCACAAGAACTTCAGCAAGAAATTACACG ACACCAGTATTATCTTACTTTAAAGAACTTTATAAACGAAGGAAAGTTAGATTTGTCTTCCGTTCAAACGAAAACTATTGCCCGATTATGCGCTTTGGTTGCTCATATAGAGAGCGGAGATTTCAGCCAGGAGCGGGTGGCAAAATATTCATCGTATATTCCCATTTCTGTTTATAACGACTACGCCAAAACCTCCAACCTTCAAAAGGATGCAGCAATTGAACACAGCAAGTTAGTCGGCGTTCCCGTCAGCGAGTCAAAAATTGAATTCTTGCACATAGCTTGCAGTATTCACGGCTACGGGATTGAGTTATTTCACGGAAGATTGAGCGACGATAAAATGCTCAAGAAGGTAGAAATTCACGTTGGAAACGATGGTATACGTGTCTTCAGCATTAACCATGAATTCGATCTGAAACAAGGAAAAGACGTTACGAGAAGAATTCTCGAAAAAAG GGTTTCGTTTGAAGATGTCTCCACTGTATCCTACAACAATCGCTCATTTACTGTTGTCCACGGGGGAACTGGACCTCAGGCGCAGCGAGACACTTACAAGATGAAGTGCGAAAGCGATGCCGTAGCTTTATTCCGGACTTTTACGGAGTTCCATACGTTTTACCAGTGCAACACTGTCAAACGATCCGTTATTGATCAGTGTACAAGGACTCTAGCTGGTCGGCTGTTTTCCATGTTTGTACCGCGTAATGAGTTTGGTAGGATTTTCCTGTTCGACGTGCAGCGCACGCGTCGCCAAGCCTACAGTCACGCATGGGGTGAACTCAATTCGTGCCGCATGATTGACATGGCAAGTTCCACCTCTGGAAGTTTGCGTTCATCTCCTGGGTCAGCGGAGTACCGCCCAGTCCAGTCCCCTCTCTCTCAACGGAGATTTTACAGCACCAAGAGATATGATGAAGCAGGACCATCAAGGGGTGAATGCCGGAGAGCCTTTGTTGAGAGAGAGTCCATGGAGAACATGACTCCAGATCAACTCAAGGTTATGGTGCGACACCTACAGGACGCCAGAATCTGCCAGATCTGCATGGATAGTGAGGTTGCGACTGCCTTCTGCCCCTGCGGCCATGTGGTTTGTTGTGTGGAGTGTTCATCCATGTGTAAAGAGTGCCCATTATGTCGAAGTCAGATTACTTATGCTCAACGAGTCTTCTTTCCTTGTGAGTAA
- the LOC131788246 gene encoding protein LTO1 homolog has product MAYRDEIDDGFDAVVFLEERCYEEGHKRGYQDGLLKGMEEGRELGMVKGSEVGGEVGFYLGFVSLWLEILNETPDPKQRHIKLLKTLKEMISSLPINDVTSEELFVNLEKIRAKYKQLCSLLGISTDYSGGTSGASF; this is encoded by the exons ATGGCGTACAGAGACGAGATCGACGATGGGTTTGATGCAGTTGTTTTTCTGGAGGAAAG ATGCTATGAAGAAGGTCATAAGAGAGGCTATCAGGATGGTCTTTTGAAGGGTATGGAAGAAGGACGAGAACTTGGTATGGTGAAAGGAAGCGAAGTTGGAGGCGAG GTTGGATTCTATCTTGGATTTGTCTCTCTCtggcttgaaattttgaatgaaactCCTGACCCAAAACAAAG gcaTATTAAGTTGTTAAAGACATTAAAGGAGATGATCTCTTCTCTCCCAATAAATGATGTCACCAGTGAGGAATTATTTGTTAACCTTGAAAAGATTCGGGCCAAGTATAAACAG CTTTGTTCACTGTTAGGTATTAGCACTGATTATAGTGGTGGTACGTCTGGAGCCTCCTTCTGA
- the LOC131788149 gene encoding BLOC-1-related complex subunit 5-like, which produces MGQDQSSGFPGQMGHPNVPASAHPVGKVKDDDGKSKSKQRAKLEDIMVVNAPTGKTKLVSKNEDHDIRNLNELPYFLPLLRSTVNVPASRDLDFWDKFDLRPCLSLCSRYEKHLKQCAEAVSFDQHMLSSQIREMDTYCASVLRRVNDRYKRLSQVAMQMKKVEEMNTNLRRIDANLKRLVPMMERLNNVLPDEERLEEFALSPYSIQR; this is translated from the coding sequence ATGGGACAAGATCAAAGCAGTGGCTTTCCAGGTCAGATGGGCCATCCAAATGTTCCTGCTTCCGCACATCCCGTAGGGAAAGTTAAAGATGACGATGGAAAATCGAAATCCAAACAGAGAGCGAAATTGGAAGACATCATGGTCGTGAATGCCCCAACAGGAAAGACAAAGCTTGTTTCCAAAAATGAAGATCACGATATAAGGAATTTGAACGAATTACCTTACTTTCTACCACTGCTGAGAAGCACTGTCAATGTTCCTGCGAGCAGAGACTTAGATTTCTGGGATAAATTCGATTTGCGTCCTTGCTTGTCGTTGTGTTCGCGCTACGAGAAACATTTGAAACAGTGCGCTGAAGCTGTATCGTTTGATCAACATATGCTGTCATCACAGATTCGAGAAATGGATACATACTGTGCCTCAGTTCTACGAAGAGTGAACGACAGATATAAAAGATTGTCTCAGGTAGCGATGCAGATGAAAAAAGTCGAAGAAATGAATACAAATTTGAGGAGAATTGATGCTAATCTCAAGCGCCTTGTTCCAATGATGGAAAGACTAAATAACGTTTTACCCGATGAAGAACGCCTCGAGGAGTTTGCTTTATCTCCATATAGTATACAACGATGA